The Bacillus vallismortis genome window below encodes:
- the atpD gene encoding F0F1 ATP synthase subunit beta, whose protein sequence is MKKGRVSQVLGPVVDVRFEDGHLPEIYNAIKVSQPASENEVGIDLTLEVALHLGDDTVRTIAMASTDGVQRGMEAIDTGAPISVPVGDVTLGRVFNVLGENIDLNEPLSADAKKDPIHRQAPSFDQLSTEVEILETGIKVVDLLAPYIKGGKIGLFGGAGVGKTVLIQELINNIAQEHGGISVFAGVGERTREGNDLFYEMSDSGVINKTAMVFGQMNEPPGARMRVALTGLTMAEHFRDEQGQDVLFFIDNIFRFTQAGSEVSALLGRMPSAVGYQPTLATEMGQLQERITSTNVGSVTSIQAIYVPADDYTDPAPATTFAHLDATTNLERKLTEMGIYPAVDPLASTSRALAPEIVGEEHYAVAREVQSTLQRYKELQDIIAILGMDELSDEDKLVVQRARRIQFFLSQNFHVAEQFTGQKGSYVPVKETVQGFKEILAGKYDHLPEDAFRLVGRIEEVVEKAKEMGVEV, encoded by the coding sequence ATGAAGAAAGGACGCGTTAGCCAGGTATTAGGGCCGGTCGTCGACGTGCGTTTTGAAGACGGTCACTTGCCTGAAATTTATAATGCGATTAAAGTTTCACAGCCAGCAAGTGAAAACGAAGTAGGTATTGATTTAACGCTTGAGGTCGCTCTTCATTTAGGCGATGATACAGTCCGTACAATCGCAATGGCATCTACGGACGGTGTTCAGCGCGGAATGGAAGCTATTGATACAGGAGCGCCAATCTCAGTACCAGTTGGTGATGTAACACTCGGCCGTGTATTTAACGTACTCGGAGAAAATATTGATTTGAATGAGCCGCTTTCCGCGGATGCGAAAAAGGATCCGATTCACAGACAGGCGCCTTCGTTTGATCAGCTTTCAACAGAAGTTGAAATTCTTGAAACAGGTATTAAAGTTGTTGACTTGCTTGCTCCATACATCAAGGGCGGTAAGATCGGTTTGTTCGGCGGTGCAGGTGTAGGTAAAACCGTATTAATCCAGGAATTAATCAACAACATCGCGCAAGAGCACGGCGGTATCTCTGTATTCGCCGGTGTAGGGGAGCGTACTCGTGAAGGGAACGACCTGTTCTACGAAATGAGCGACTCTGGCGTAATCAACAAAACAGCCATGGTATTCGGCCAAATGAACGAGCCGCCGGGCGCCCGTATGCGTGTTGCTTTGACAGGCCTTACAATGGCTGAGCACTTCCGTGATGAACAAGGACAGGACGTACTGTTCTTCATCGATAACATTTTCCGTTTCACACAAGCGGGTTCAGAGGTTTCAGCCCTTCTTGGCCGTATGCCTTCAGCGGTTGGTTATCAGCCGACGCTTGCGACTGAAATGGGTCAGCTTCAAGAGCGTATCACGTCTACAAACGTTGGATCAGTTACATCTATCCAGGCGATCTACGTGCCTGCCGATGACTACACTGACCCGGCGCCGGCAACAACGTTCGCTCACTTGGATGCGACAACAAACCTTGAGCGTAAGTTAACAGAAATGGGTATTTACCCCGCGGTTGATCCGTTGGCTTCTACATCACGCGCCCTTGCTCCTGAAATTGTCGGAGAAGAGCATTATGCAGTTGCCCGTGAAGTACAATCAACGCTTCAGCGTTACAAAGAGCTTCAAGATATCATTGCGATTCTCGGTATGGATGAATTGAGTGATGAAGACAAGCTTGTCGTTCAACGCGCACGCCGCATTCAGTTCTTCCTTTCTCAAAACTTCCACGTGGCTGAACAGTTCACTGGACAAAAAGGTTCTTACGTGCCTGTAAAAGAAACGGTTCAAGGTTTCAAAGAAATCTTAGCCGGCAAATACGACCATCTTCCTGAAGATGCGTTCCGTCTTGTAGGCCGTATCGAAGAAGTTGTTGAGAAAGCAAAAGAAATGGGTGTAGAAGTTTAA
- the atpA gene encoding F0F1 ATP synthase subunit alpha: MSIKAEEISTLIKQQIQNYQSDIEVQDVGTVIQVGDGIARVHGLDNCMAGELVEFSNGVLGMAQNLEESNVGIVILGPFSEIREGDEVKRTGRIMEVPVGEELIGRIVNPLGQPVDGLGPILTSKTRPIESPAPGVMDRKSVHEPLQTGIKAIDALIPIGRGQRELIIGDRQTGKTSVAIDSILNQKDQDMICVYVAIGQKESTVRGVVETLRKHGALDYTIVVTASASQPAPLLYLAPYAGVTMAEEFMYNGKHVLVVYDDLSKQAAAYRELSLLLRRPPGREAFPGDVFYLHSRLLERAAKLSDAKGAGSITALPFVETQAGDISAYIPTNVISITDGQIFLQSDLFFSGVRPAINAGLSVSRVGGSAQIKAMKKVSGTLRLDLASYRELEAFAQFGSDLDQATQAKLNRGARTVEVLKQDLNKPLPVEKQVAILYALTKGHLDDIPVADIRRFEEEYYMYLDQNHKELLDGIAKTGNLPADEDFKAAIEGFKRTFAPSN, from the coding sequence GTGAGCATCAAAGCTGAAGAGATTAGCACGCTGATAAAACAGCAAATACAAAATTATCAATCTGATATTGAAGTTCAAGACGTAGGTACAGTCATCCAAGTCGGTGACGGTATTGCGCGTGTGCACGGTCTTGACAACTGTATGGCCGGTGAACTTGTCGAATTTTCAAACGGCGTTCTGGGTATGGCCCAAAACCTTGAGGAATCAAACGTAGGTATCGTTATCTTAGGGCCTTTCAGTGAGATCCGTGAGGGAGACGAAGTAAAAAGAACAGGCCGCATCATGGAGGTTCCTGTCGGTGAGGAACTAATCGGCCGTATTGTGAACCCATTAGGTCAGCCGGTAGACGGACTTGGCCCGATCCTCACAAGCAAAACACGTCCGATCGAAAGCCCTGCACCAGGCGTTATGGACCGTAAATCCGTTCATGAACCGCTTCAAACGGGTATTAAAGCGATCGACGCACTGATCCCAATCGGCCGCGGCCAGCGTGAGCTGATCATCGGTGACCGTCAAACAGGTAAAACTTCTGTTGCGATCGACTCGATCCTGAACCAAAAAGACCAAGACATGATCTGCGTATACGTTGCGATCGGTCAAAAAGAATCAACAGTCCGCGGCGTAGTAGAAACATTGCGTAAGCACGGCGCGCTTGATTATACAATCGTTGTAACGGCGTCTGCGTCACAGCCGGCACCGCTTCTGTACCTGGCTCCGTATGCAGGGGTTACAATGGCAGAAGAATTTATGTACAACGGCAAGCACGTTCTTGTTGTATACGATGATCTTTCTAAACAAGCGGCTGCTTACCGTGAGCTGTCCTTGCTTCTACGCCGTCCGCCGGGCCGTGAAGCGTTCCCTGGGGATGTATTCTACCTTCATTCCCGCCTGCTTGAGCGTGCAGCAAAGCTTAGCGACGCGAAAGGCGCAGGATCAATTACAGCTCTGCCGTTCGTAGAAACACAAGCCGGAGATATCTCTGCCTATATTCCGACGAACGTTATCTCTATCACCGACGGACAAATCTTCCTGCAATCTGATTTGTTCTTCTCAGGCGTACGTCCAGCGATCAACGCCGGATTGTCTGTATCCCGTGTCGGCGGTTCAGCGCAAATCAAAGCGATGAAAAAAGTATCAGGAACGTTGCGTCTTGACCTTGCGTCATACCGTGAACTGGAAGCATTCGCTCAATTCGGATCTGACCTCGACCAAGCGACTCAGGCGAAACTGAACCGCGGTGCGCGTACAGTTGAAGTGCTGAAGCAGGACCTGAACAAGCCGCTTCCGGTTGAAAAGCAAGTAGCCATTCTTTATGCGCTGACAAAAGGACATCTTGATGATATTCCTGTAGCGGACATCAGACGTTTTGAAGAAGAGTACTACATGTACCTTGACCAAAACCATAAAGAACTGCTTGATGGAATTGCGAAAACAGGAAACCTTCCTGCTGATGAAGACTTCAAAGCTGCAATCGAAGGCTTCAAACGCACATTTGCACCAAGCAACTAA
- the atpG gene encoding ATP synthase F1 subunit gamma produces MASLRDIKSRITSTKKTSQITKAMQMVSAAKLNRAENNAKSFVPYMDKIQEVVSNVGRVSGNVKHPMLLSREVKKTAYLVITSDRGLAGAFNSSVLRSAYQAMQERHQSKDEYAVIVIGRVGRDFFKKREIPIISELTGLGDEVTFTQIKDLARQTIQMFTDGAYDELHLVYNHFVSAISQEVTEKKLLPLSDLGSGGGKRTASYEFEPSEEEVLEVLLPQYAESLIFGALLDSKASEHAARMTAMKNATDNAKELIDSLSLSYNRARQAAITQEITEIVGGAAALE; encoded by the coding sequence TTGGCCTCATTACGCGATATTAAGTCAAGGATCACGTCAACGAAAAAAACGAGCCAGATTACAAAAGCCATGCAGATGGTATCTGCGGCTAAGCTGAATCGTGCTGAAAACAATGCAAAATCATTTGTGCCATATATGGATAAGATCCAAGAGGTTGTGTCAAACGTCGGAAGAGTTTCCGGCAACGTGAAGCATCCGATGCTTCTCAGCAGAGAAGTGAAAAAGACAGCATACCTAGTCATTACGTCTGACCGCGGCCTTGCCGGCGCTTTTAACAGTTCGGTTTTACGAAGTGCTTATCAGGCCATGCAAGAACGTCATCAGTCTAAGGATGAGTACGCGGTGATCGTCATCGGAAGAGTGGGCCGTGATTTCTTTAAGAAACGTGAGATTCCGATCATTTCCGAGTTAACAGGGCTTGGAGATGAAGTAACGTTTACACAAATTAAGGATCTTGCCCGACAAACGATCCAAATGTTTACAGATGGTGCGTATGATGAATTGCACCTTGTTTATAACCATTTTGTCAGCGCCATTTCTCAAGAAGTAACGGAGAAAAAACTTCTGCCGTTATCTGATTTGGGCAGCGGCGGCGGTAAAAGAACGGCGTCTTATGAATTTGAACCGTCTGAAGAGGAGGTTCTGGAGGTTTTGCTTCCTCAATACGCGGAAAGCTTAATTTTCGGTGCGCTTCTTGACAGTAAAGCAAGTGAGCACGCTGCAAGAATGACGGCGATGAAAAACGCGACAGACAACGCGAAGGAACTTATCGATTCACTTTCGCTTTCTTACAACCGCGCTCGCCAAGCAGCCATCACACAAGAAATTACGGAAATTGTCGGCGGAGCAGCCGCTTTAGAATAG